From Pseudomonas sp. stari2:
AGTATTTCCCGACTGCTGACGCTGGCGGCTCACCTGCCGCCGCCCACAGCGAATGCACGGGCCACCGAGTTGTTGCATCAGGCAGTGCTTGATCTGGAGGCTTCTCTGGGAACGGGTCAAGCGCCTGAAGGATTGTCTGCCCTTGATCAGATCGATACGTCCGGTCTGCCCGGCGTGTACGAGGAAATGCGCCTGGAGTTGTTGTCTTTTCTCAATGTGCAGGCGGCTGACAGCGCCCCGGAAACCAAGGCGAAGGGGCCGCCGATGTGGGTGCCGGATGCCTTCGAAAACCCGGTGTACACACAGTTTGCCGTCAAGACGCTGCTGGCCGCATCGCTTTGCTATCTGTTCTACATGGGCACGGACTGGCAAGGCATCCACACCATCATGCTGACCTGCCTGATCGTCGCTCAACCCAGCCTTGGCGCCACCGGGATGCGCGCGACGTTGCGTGTCGGTGGTGCGTTGGTGGGCAGCGCTTTGGCATTGGCGATGGTGATTCTGGTGGTTCCGCACATCGACGGGATCGTCGGCCTGTTGTTCATGTCATTGCCGGTGATCGCGCTCGGCTCCTGGATCGCCGCTGGCTCCGAGCGAATCAGCTACGCCGGTGTGCAGATCGTATTCACCTTTGCGCTGGCGTTACTGGAGCAGTTCGAACCCAGCACCAACCTGACGGAGATTCGTGATCGCATCATCGGTGTGCTGCTGGGTGTCGGGATCTCCCTGTTGATTCACGCCTTTCTATGGCCCGAGGCGGAGGGTGAAACGCTGCGCCAGCGATTGGCGACGCTGGTTGGCCGGCTCGCGGATTCGCTGAAAACGAGGCGAACACCCGATGAGGCACCCCGTGATTTGCGGGTGTGGAGTGAGTTGGCCGATTGCCAGGCGATGGTGGCCCGAGTTGCACTTGAGCCCGGTTGGCAGGTCGCCGAGAGTCATCAGGAAGTGCTGGTTTTTCGTATGCAGGAATTGCTGGTGCGACTCAGAACCATCGCCATGACAATCGATGCGCTTCAGGTGGAACTGGCTCACGGTCAGTCGCAAGGCGAGGCCTGGCTGACATCCCTTGAACTGTGCAACGAAACGGCCGCCGTGCTGGCTGACTACGCGCAGCAACTGAAAGGTCAGCAGGGTTTTGCAGTCGCG
This genomic window contains:
- a CDS encoding FUSC family protein, translating into MSRSAEDWNRSGLERLYRFLVDELQPYPGRMNLLLRTLLGSALVIIISMTLQVPLLALSLIVVFYVTQTNVVLTRMVGVLFLVGATLAIGLTILLLKFTYGYPLLRILGASVLFFCSAYLIRVTRIGVVFFVVGIVVIYAQTFVDLTDQAEAVLRLVLWVWVAVSYAIGLTLLVNTLLLPAEPVRQLQNHLRSQLLTVARCLSGEQSGAALGAAAIQRSVLASQQLLRFACMRDADYRSQQAAHLARISSISRLLTLAAHLPPPTANARATELLHQAVLDLEASLGTGQAPEGLSALDQIDTSGLPGVYEEMRLELLSFLNVQAADSAPETKAKGPPMWVPDAFENPVYTQFAVKTLLAASLCYLFYMGTDWQGIHTIMLTCLIVAQPSLGATGMRATLRVGGALVGSALALAMVILVVPHIDGIVGLLFMSLPVIALGSWIAAGSERISYAGVQIVFTFALALLEQFEPSTNLTEIRDRIIGVLLGVGISLLIHAFLWPEAEGETLRQRLATLVGRLADSLKTRRTPDEAPRDLRVWSELADCQAMVARVALEPGWQVAESHQEVLVFRMQELLVRLRTIAMTIDALQVELAHGQSQGEAWLTSLELCNETAAVLADYAQQLKGQQGFAVASGELERLREYASARLADDVLKVHFLQLLASVEILPAS